In Nonomuraea sp. NBC_00507, the following are encoded in one genomic region:
- a CDS encoding DUF2752 domain-containing protein translates to MASVGLRWDSSDRHRVWTYVATAGLLVGAMLAIFGLPPVDLHSPLHRLEIMDPLCGGTRALRYTMLTEWRLAWTYNPLSPVLGVGAVLALMRHLVGALSGRWLTIEWRWSKPLLVVLALAVIALEVNQQLHASLLAS, encoded by the coding sequence GTGGCCTCTGTGGGCCTGCGCTGGGACTCGTCGGATCGGCACCGGGTGTGGACGTATGTCGCCACAGCCGGTCTGCTCGTTGGCGCCATGCTCGCGATCTTCGGGTTGCCGCCTGTCGATCTGCATTCTCCGTTGCATCGTCTTGAGATCATGGATCCGCTGTGCGGCGGCACACGGGCATTGCGCTACACCATGCTCACAGAGTGGCGCCTGGCCTGGACCTACAACCCGCTGAGCCCGGTGCTGGGCGTCGGTGCGGTGCTGGCGCTGATGCGCCATCTGGTGGGTGCGTTGTCCGGCCGCTGGCTGACCATCGAGTGGCGTTGGAGCAAGCCTCTGCTCGTCGTGCTGGCTCTGGCCGTAATTGCGCTGGAAGTCAACCAGCAACTGCACGCCAGCCTCCTCGCTTCGTGA
- a CDS encoding sulfite exporter TauE/SafE family protein has translation MTTATLALVLIGAVVVGVSLGLLGAGGSVLAVPVLVYGAGQPMAVAIPTALVVVAVSSIGALIPRLRGRQVRWSVAAVFAVSGVPAALAGALLGRGLPDALLLPAFAVIMAVVAVRMLRGRESSGGACRTETGRINRRRCLPRTLAAGAGVGLMTGVLGVGGGFAVVPALSLLLGLTATEAVGTSLVIILINSAAGFAGHAGAHLDYGIVAAFAGTALLTSLAAGRIAARLPAGQVHRWFAWTVLALAPVVAAGALL, from the coding sequence ATGACGACGGCGACGCTCGCCCTGGTGCTGATCGGCGCCGTGGTCGTGGGCGTCAGCCTCGGCCTGCTCGGCGCGGGCGGCTCGGTGCTGGCCGTGCCCGTGCTGGTGTACGGCGCCGGCCAGCCCATGGCGGTCGCGATCCCGACCGCGTTGGTCGTCGTGGCCGTCTCCAGCATCGGCGCCCTCATCCCACGCCTGCGCGGGCGGCAGGTGCGCTGGAGCGTGGCCGCCGTGTTCGCCGTGAGCGGCGTTCCCGCCGCGCTGGCCGGCGCGCTCCTCGGCCGCGGCCTGCCGGACGCGCTGCTGCTGCCCGCCTTCGCCGTCATCATGGCCGTGGTGGCCGTACGCATGCTCCGCGGCCGGGAGTCCAGCGGCGGCGCCTGCCGTACCGAAACGGGACGGATCAACCGCCGCCGCTGCCTGCCGCGCACGCTCGCCGCGGGCGCCGGAGTAGGGCTCATGACCGGCGTGCTCGGCGTCGGCGGCGGATTCGCCGTCGTGCCCGCGCTCAGCCTGCTGCTCGGCCTGACCGCCACCGAGGCCGTCGGCACCTCGCTGGTCATCATCCTGATCAACTCGGCGGCCGGGTTCGCCGGACACGCTGGTGCGCACCTGGATTACGGCATCGTGGCCGCCTTCGCCGGCACGGCCCTGCTCACCTCCCTGGCCGCGGGACGCATAGCCGCACGGCTGCCGGCTGGGCAGGTGCACCGCTGGTTCGCCTGGACTGTGCTGGCGCTGGCGCCCGTGGTCGCCGCGGGTGCGCTGCTGTGA
- a CDS encoding rhodanese-like domain-containing protein, whose amino-acid sequence MTTIDVATTRAMTATDADVLLLDVRTPAEFETAHIDGAVNVPLDRLQGHLPQLSDAAPGQVVLVCQSGARASTAHAMLAGAGLSTSLVMTGGMNAWLASGAPVTRGRQRWSLERQVRLVAGLLVLVSVLLSLLTPWSLLVTAFVGAGLTYAGASDTCTMGLLLARLPYNRAAATDPAAALAQACRR is encoded by the coding sequence TTGACCACCATCGACGTGGCCACCACCCGCGCCATGACCGCCACCGATGCCGACGTTCTGCTGCTGGACGTGCGTACCCCCGCCGAGTTCGAGACCGCGCACATCGACGGCGCCGTGAACGTGCCCCTGGACCGGCTGCAGGGCCATCTTCCCCAGCTCAGCGACGCCGCGCCCGGCCAAGTCGTGCTCGTCTGCCAGTCCGGCGCCCGGGCCAGCACCGCGCACGCCATGCTGGCCGGGGCAGGGCTGTCCACGTCATTGGTCATGACCGGCGGCATGAACGCCTGGCTCGCGTCCGGCGCGCCCGTCACCCGCGGTCGGCAGCGCTGGAGCCTGGAACGGCAGGTCCGTCTCGTGGCCGGTCTGCTGGTCCTCGTCTCAGTCCTGCTGAGCCTCCTGACGCCTTGGAGCCTGCTCGTCACCGCCTTCGTCGGGGCCGGGCTGACTTATGCCGGGGCGAGCGACACCTGCACGATGGGACTGCTGCTGGCCCGGCTGCCGTACAACCGGGCGGCCGCCACCGACCCCGCCGCCGCGCTCGCGCAGGCCTGTCGCCGATGA
- a CDS encoding MBL fold metallo-hydrolase: MEIVTFRTPGLGDQSYLLAHEGKGVLVDPQRDIDRFLDVAAERDLELRYVLETHLHNDYVSGARHAALRTGAELVLPAGAAASYPHTPAFHLEDLDGGDSLSIRPMHTPGHTPEHTSYLVLIDGEPVAVFSGGSLLVASAGRPDLLGPERAGTLARLQYGSLHRLAALPRDVGLFPTHGEGSFCTTTGAGRYTSTIGAEQDGNPLLALPSADALADELLAEPMPIPAFYAHMGPANLLGARSVPSSDLPEITVADLTDEEQVLDIRPRAAQAAGFLLGATGIELGEDFGSWAGWLLRYGEPIALVAEPGQDVAEARTQLARIGLDDVRGVIHDLGTAATARFELAELPAFLERLTGAQVLDVRMPSERSAAPLPGASERFLPDLLTDGIPAELDPGRPVLVTCGSGRRAAIAATILTRHGFEPVVLTGAGAPQVAAALAA; the protein is encoded by the coding sequence ATGGAGATCGTCACGTTTCGCACGCCTGGACTGGGCGACCAGAGCTACTTGCTCGCCCATGAAGGCAAGGGTGTGCTCGTCGATCCGCAGCGTGACATCGACCGGTTCCTGGACGTCGCGGCGGAACGCGACCTGGAGCTGCGGTACGTGCTGGAAACTCATCTACACAACGACTACGTCTCCGGCGCGCGCCATGCCGCTTTGCGTACTGGCGCGGAGCTGGTGCTGCCGGCTGGCGCGGCGGCCTCATATCCGCACACGCCGGCCTTTCACCTGGAGGACCTGGACGGCGGCGACAGCCTGAGTATTCGGCCGATGCATACTCCTGGGCACACGCCTGAGCACACCAGCTATCTGGTGCTGATCGACGGGGAGCCGGTGGCGGTGTTCTCTGGGGGCAGTCTGCTGGTGGCCTCGGCCGGTCGTCCCGACCTGCTCGGGCCTGAGCGCGCCGGCACTCTGGCCAGGCTGCAGTACGGCTCGCTGCACCGGCTGGCCGCGCTGCCCCGCGACGTCGGCCTGTTCCCGACGCACGGCGAGGGATCGTTCTGCACCACGACCGGCGCGGGCCGCTACACCTCCACCATCGGCGCCGAGCAGGACGGCAACCCGCTCCTCGCGCTGCCCTCCGCTGATGCGCTCGCCGACGAGCTGCTGGCTGAGCCCATGCCCATCCCCGCCTTCTACGCGCACATGGGGCCGGCCAACCTCCTCGGCGCACGTTCGGTTCCAAGCTCGGATTTGCCCGAGATCACGGTGGCCGATTTGACCGATGAGGAGCAGGTGCTCGACATCCGGCCCCGGGCCGCGCAGGCCGCCGGGTTCCTGCTCGGCGCGACCGGCATCGAGCTCGGTGAGGACTTCGGCAGCTGGGCCGGCTGGCTGCTGCGGTACGGCGAGCCGATCGCCCTGGTGGCAGAGCCTGGCCAGGACGTCGCCGAAGCCCGCACCCAGCTCGCCAGGATCGGACTCGACGACGTGCGCGGCGTCATCCACGACCTCGGCACGGCCGCCACCGCCCGCTTCGAGCTGGCCGAGCTGCCGGCGTTCCTGGAACGGCTGACCGGCGCCCAGGTCCTGGACGTGCGCATGCCCAGCGAACGCAGTGCCGCCCCGCTGCCGGGCGCGAGCGAGCGCTTCCTGCCGGACCTGCTCACCGACGGCATCCCCGCCGAACTGGACCCGGGCCGGCCGGTCCTGGTGACCTGTGGCTCCGGCCGCCGCGCCGCCATCGCCGCCACCATCCTGACCCGCCACGGCTTCGAGCCCGTCGTGCTCACCGGAGCCGGAGCCCCTCAGGTCGCCGCCGCACTGGCCGCCTGA
- a CDS encoding metal-sensitive transcriptional regulator, giving the protein MELTESMVGDAVVRLRRAHGQLAGVIAMIEAGEDCVKVLTQLAAVSKALDRAGFKIVASGLRHCQDARARGEQVPMSVEELEKLFLALA; this is encoded by the coding sequence ATGGAGCTGACGGAATCGATGGTGGGCGATGCTGTAGTTCGGCTGCGGCGGGCTCACGGGCAACTCGCCGGAGTCATCGCGATGATCGAGGCGGGGGAGGACTGCGTCAAGGTGCTCACGCAATTGGCGGCCGTCTCCAAGGCGCTGGACCGGGCGGGTTTCAAGATCGTGGCCAGCGGGTTGCGTCATTGTCAGGACGCCCGGGCGCGTGGAGAGCAGGTTCCCATGTCGGTCGAAGAGTTGGAGAAGCTCTTCCTGGCGCTGGCCTGA
- a CDS encoding rhodanese-like domain-containing protein, with amino-acid sequence MTIDEMLAVARARLHRLDPLQAAEAVGNGARLVDTRPHYQRLADGEIPGAIVIERNHLEWRLDPSSTRRIAEATSRDTTWIVLCDEGYSSSLAAATLQQLGLHNTTDVIGGFQAWKSAGLPVSHLTTPTPTTLQRE; translated from the coding sequence ATGACCATCGACGAGATGCTCGCCGTCGCACGTGCCCGCCTGCACCGTCTCGATCCGCTCCAAGCCGCCGAAGCCGTCGGCAACGGCGCTAGGCTGGTCGACACCCGCCCCCATTACCAACGTCTGGCCGACGGCGAGATCCCCGGCGCCATCGTCATCGAACGCAATCACCTCGAATGGCGGCTGGACCCCAGCAGCACCAGACGGATCGCCGAGGCCACCAGCCGCGACACCACCTGGATCGTGCTCTGCGACGAGGGCTACTCCTCCTCCCTGGCCGCCGCAACCCTGCAACAACTCGGCCTGCACAACACCACCGATGTCATCGGCGGCTTCCAAGCTTGGAAAAGCGCCGGCCTACCCGTCTCCCACCTCACTACACCCACGCCAACCACGCTGCAGCGAGAGTGA
- a CDS encoding alpha/beta fold hydrolase: protein MNTVKSADGTPIVFDRLGDGPPVVLVTGALCDRSATRALAEELARTFTVINYDRRGRGDSDDTAPYAVQREIEDLAALITEAGGTAAVYGHSSGAALALHAAAHGLPITRLVLHEPPFSLQEDQEERDRTQAQLATITALLAQDRRAEAVTAFLALTGLPPELIEHMSHDPATQANAHTLPHDPFEVLSQTSRAGRTPIEQASGVAIPTLVLCGSTSAEWMVEAGRQIADAMPHGQYQVLQGQGHVVPAEILAPVLTDYLGHDAQR from the coding sequence ATGAACACCGTGAAATCGGCCGACGGCACTCCCATCGTCTTCGATCGGCTCGGGGATGGCCCGCCGGTCGTCCTGGTGACCGGGGCGCTCTGCGACCGTTCAGCCACGCGCGCCCTCGCCGAGGAACTGGCGCGCACCTTCACAGTGATCAACTACGACCGGCGGGGACGAGGCGACAGCGACGACACCGCACCGTACGCGGTCCAGCGCGAGATCGAAGATCTGGCGGCGCTCATCACCGAGGCCGGAGGGACGGCGGCGGTGTACGGCCATTCCTCCGGAGCGGCCCTCGCGCTGCACGCCGCCGCGCACGGCCTGCCCATCACCAGGCTTGTCCTCCATGAGCCCCCCTTCTCCCTGCAGGAGGACCAAGAAGAACGCGATAGGACGCAAGCCCAGCTCGCCACCATCACTGCGCTGCTCGCCCAGGACCGCCGCGCCGAGGCGGTCACGGCGTTCCTGGCCCTCACCGGGCTGCCGCCCGAGCTGATCGAGCACATGAGCCATGACCCCGCGACACAGGCGAACGCGCACACCCTTCCCCACGATCCGTTTGAGGTCCTAAGCCAAACCAGCAGAGCAGGCCGCACACCGATCGAGCAGGCCAGCGGCGTCGCCATCCCGACACTGGTCCTGTGCGGCAGCACCAGCGCTGAGTGGATGGTCGAGGCGGGCCGGCAGATCGCCGACGCCATGCCGCATGGGCAATACCAGGTCCTCCAGGGGCAGGGTCATGTCGTCCCCGCCGAGATCCTCGCACCCGTACTGACCGACTACCTGGGCCACGATGCACAGCGGTAG
- a CDS encoding sigma factor — translation MLSDARSAHDAEDAFQDALLRVWRGLARFEGRSSLRSWLYAVATRTCLDLIAARNRRALPLDLGPSSDRAVVDGAPLADVAWLGPYPDADLADGPAAPHARYEQREAVELAFVAALQYLPGNQRAALLLIDVLGFGPNRGRHHDKHLNYGGELGPGASSTTHACATSSPGRHRARTRRRRRPDRDADRGRHLVHAAAADWYYGIAAVTDFAVRVP, via the coding sequence TTGCTATCGGATGCTCGGTCGGCTCACGACGCCGAGGACGCTTTCCAGGACGCCCTGCTACGGGTCTGGCGGGGCTTGGCGCGCTTTGAGGGGCGCAGCTCGCTGCGCTCGTGGCTGTACGCGGTGGCCACTCGGACCTGTCTGGATCTCATCGCGGCCCGTAACCGGCGGGCTCTGCCGTTGGATCTCGGCCCGTCCAGCGACCGCGCCGTGGTCGACGGCGCCCCGCTGGCCGATGTCGCCTGGCTGGGCCCCTACCCGGATGCGGATCTGGCCGATGGGCCGGCCGCTCCGCATGCCCGCTACGAACAACGGGAAGCCGTGGAGCTCGCCTTCGTTGCCGCCCTTCAGTACCTGCCGGGCAACCAGCGTGCGGCGCTGCTGCTCATCGACGTGCTCGGCTTCGGCCCCAACCGAGGTCGCCACCATGACAAACACCTCAACTACGGCGGTGAACTCGGCCCTGGCGCGAGCTCGACGACGCACGCCTGCGCGACCTCGTCGCCAGGTCGCCATCGCGCTAGAACGCGGCGACGCCGACGCCCTGATCGGGATGCTGACAGAGGACGTCACCTGGTCCATGCCGCCGCTGCCGACTGGTACTACGGCATCGCGGCCGTCACCGACTTCGCCGTGCGGGTCCCCTGA
- a CDS encoding helix-turn-helix domain-containing protein gives MAIGEVAARFGLAPHVLRHWESMGLLAPMRVEGERRRYSRDDLYRIAVILRAREAGIALEDLRAMLTTSDPVVRRKILHRHRGDLERRIAQAQASLELIDCALNCDHEDFASCADFQAMLAERVHLVPTTPHA, from the coding sequence ATGGCGATCGGCGAAGTGGCGGCCCGCTTCGGACTGGCACCCCACGTTTTGCGGCACTGGGAGTCGATGGGACTGCTCGCTCCCATGCGTGTCGAGGGTGAACGCCGCCGCTACAGCCGCGACGATCTCTACCGCATCGCGGTGATCCTGCGAGCCAGGGAAGCAGGCATCGCCTTGGAAGATCTCCGCGCGATGCTCACCACCTCTGACCCGGTCGTCCGGCGGAAGATCCTCCACCGCCATCGCGGCGACCTGGAGCGGCGTATCGCTCAGGCGCAGGCGTCGCTCGAGCTGATCGACTGCGCGCTGAACTGCGACCACGAGGACTTTGCCAGTTGCGCGGACTTTCAGGCGATGCTTGCGGAACGCGTTCACCTTGTCCCGACCACACCTCACGCGTGA
- a CDS encoding methyltransferase domain-containing protein: MSNHTELIRLLDTADAIPAAAMLRARSYDLLRLQPGDVAVDVGCGAGRAVAELRDKGIKAVGVDTSAEMIGVARARWPGADFHVGNACELPFHDSEIAGYRADKVYHEIAEAARALTEAKRVLAPGGRIVLIGQDWDAFIIDSDHPVLTRTIVHSRADLTSNPRAARGYRNLLLDAGFHEVEVEVHVGVFTDGMMLGMLTGIAQAAHAAGVITREQYETWTGEQTRRAEQGRMFLALPLFVASATRGEE, from the coding sequence ATGTCGAACCACACAGAACTCATCAGGCTGCTCGACACCGCCGACGCCATCCCAGCCGCCGCGATGCTGCGCGCTCGCTCGTACGACCTGCTCAGGCTCCAGCCGGGAGATGTCGCCGTCGACGTGGGCTGCGGCGCAGGCCGGGCGGTGGCCGAGTTGCGCGACAAGGGGATCAAGGCCGTCGGCGTGGACACCAGCGCGGAGATGATCGGGGTTGCCCGTGCGCGCTGGCCCGGCGCGGATTTCCACGTCGGGAACGCTTGCGAGCTTCCCTTCCATGACAGCGAGATCGCCGGCTACCGAGCGGACAAGGTCTACCACGAGATCGCCGAGGCTGCCCGGGCGCTGACGGAGGCCAAACGTGTGCTGGCCCCTGGCGGCCGGATCGTCCTCATCGGGCAGGACTGGGACGCCTTCATCATCGATTCCGATCATCCTGTGCTGACACGGACGATCGTGCATTCCCGTGCCGACCTGACCTCCAATCCACGCGCTGCCCGCGGCTACCGTAATTTGCTGCTGGACGCCGGCTTTCATGAGGTGGAGGTCGAAGTACACGTCGGAGTCTTTACCGACGGGATGATGCTCGGCATGCTGACCGGCATCGCCCAGGCCGCTCACGCAGCCGGAGTCATCACACGCGAGCAATATGAGACCTGGACGGGCGAGCAGACCCGACGTGCCGAGCAGGGCCGGATGTTCCTCGCGCTGCCGCTATTCGTCGCCTCCGCCACACGGGGCGAGGAATAG
- a CDS encoding class I SAM-dependent methyltransferase, with product MASNERTERLRRYWDKHARSYDKEMGFFDRHVFGDTRAWICSQAAGDVLEVAIGTGLNLPHYPEDVRLTAIEWSPAMLQRARQRAAKLGLQADLREGDAQALDFADDTFDTVVCTFSLCSIQDHRRAVIEMVRVLRPGGLLLLADHVAASAWPARAVQRLLELVTVPLGEEHFLRRPIDAVREQGLSIERHDRFKIGIVERLAARKPPGRDSHPSTG from the coding sequence ATGGCCTCCAACGAGCGCACCGAACGCCTACGTCGCTATTGGGACAAGCACGCCCGCTCCTATGACAAGGAGATGGGATTCTTCGACCGGCATGTCTTCGGCGACACCCGCGCCTGGATCTGCTCCCAGGCCGCTGGCGACGTGCTCGAGGTGGCCATCGGTACGGGGCTCAACCTTCCGCACTATCCCGAGGACGTTCGGTTGACTGCGATCGAATGGAGCCCGGCCATGCTCCAGCGCGCCCGGCAGCGGGCGGCCAAGCTCGGCCTGCAGGCCGACCTGCGTGAAGGCGACGCGCAGGCGCTCGACTTCGCCGACGACACCTTCGACACCGTCGTCTGCACCTTCTCCCTGTGCTCCATCCAGGATCATCGCCGAGCGGTCATCGAGATGGTGCGCGTGCTACGGCCCGGCGGGCTTCTGCTGCTCGCCGATCACGTTGCCGCCTCGGCCTGGCCCGCCCGCGCCGTGCAACGCCTGCTCGAACTCGTCACGGTCCCCTTGGGCGAGGAACACTTCCTGCGGCGCCCGATCGACGCGGTACGAGAGCAAGGCCTCAGCATCGAACGCCATGACCGATTCAAGATCGGCATTGTTGAGCGGCTCGCGGCCCGCAAACCGCCGGGGCGCGATAGTCACCCGTCGACCGGTTAG
- a CDS encoding CHAP domain-containing protein, with translation MPKNVIPHALKPAGLSLFAAGISVAAGAAFAGSPAFAADHHSTAQSSRSNVVSSQAIPQKGAAQVSADAILKIAESQIGVTENAAGGGTPFHSWYMSSPRAAETLSRDGGSVQAYANAPWCAMFVSWVGEKAGARPTVGWDAYTVTWAKWFQANNRWDTVAKPGSVVFFDWNGKSTTGIDHMGLVKKDNGDGTITTIEGNTGNGKVEQRIRPKSQVVGYGHPEYKSA, from the coding sequence ATGCCCAAGAACGTCATCCCCCATGCCCTGAAGCCCGCAGGCCTTTCCCTGTTCGCCGCCGGGATCAGCGTGGCAGCCGGCGCGGCTTTTGCCGGCAGCCCGGCCTTTGCCGCCGACCACCACTCCACAGCGCAATCCTCGCGATCCAACGTCGTCTCCTCCCAGGCAATCCCGCAGAAGGGTGCCGCTCAGGTGAGCGCCGACGCCATATTGAAGATCGCCGAGTCGCAGATCGGCGTGACGGAGAACGCTGCCGGCGGCGGCACGCCGTTCCACAGCTGGTACATGTCCTCCCCGCGGGCGGCCGAGACCCTGTCCCGCGACGGCGGCAGCGTGCAGGCCTACGCCAACGCCCCGTGGTGCGCCATGTTCGTCTCCTGGGTGGGTGAGAAAGCCGGCGCCCGCCCGACGGTCGGCTGGGACGCTTACACCGTCACCTGGGCCAAGTGGTTCCAGGCCAACAACCGGTGGGACACCGTGGCCAAGCCCGGTTCCGTGGTCTTCTTCGACTGGAACGGCAAGAGCACTACTGGCATCGACCACATGGGCCTGGTGAAGAAGGACAACGGCGACGGCACGATCACCACGATCGAGGGCAACACCGGGAACGGCAAGGTCGAGCAGCGTATCCGGCCCAAGTCCCAGGTCGTCGGCTACGGCCACCCCGAATACAAGTCGGCCTGA
- a CDS encoding cupin domain-containing protein: MEDTNTTPPSPTVQILASVPNAPIPDNAEATTVLITLPPGSPGNPPHRHPGPGFGYVVKGEMLFELEGEPERVIKAGETFWEPGGDVIHYQGGNNLSDGETVYLATLLCAPGQPVVIPVSAEELEARRDRRAPRP; this comes from the coding sequence ATGGAAGACACCAATACGACTCCGCCGTCGCCGACGGTGCAGATCCTCGCGTCGGTCCCGAACGCACCGATCCCCGACAATGCTGAGGCGACGACTGTCTTGATCACTCTGCCGCCTGGCAGCCCGGGTAACCCGCCGCACCGCCACCCCGGCCCCGGGTTCGGGTACGTGGTCAAGGGCGAGATGCTCTTCGAGCTGGAGGGCGAACCGGAGCGCGTCATCAAGGCCGGGGAGACGTTCTGGGAGCCGGGCGGCGACGTCATCCATTACCAGGGCGGCAACAACCTTTCGGACGGCGAAACCGTATACCTCGCCACGCTGCTCTGTGCGCCCGGACAGCCGGTGGTCATACCGGTGAGCGCGGAAGAGCTCGAGGCGCGCCGGGACCGCCGGGCACCTCGCCCGTGA
- a CDS encoding PLP-dependent cysteine synthase family protein, whose protein sequence is MHPQTTTDITPATRSALSGLVGNTPVLRISEPFAPSDRGFWAKLEGFNPGGIKDRPGLHMVEQARARGDLRPGGRIIESTSGTLGLGLALAGMVFGHPVTLVTDPGLERSMTRLLTAYGAQVNVVSEPHPTGGWQQARRERVAQLMKQHPGSWCPDQYNNPDNTTAYTPLALELASELDRIDVLVCSVGTGGHSAGVSRVLQHLYPEMKLVGVDTIGSTIFGQPARTRLMRGLGSSIYPRNVAYDHFSEVHWVAPAEAVWTCRQLAASHYATGGWSVGAVALVAGWLARTLPADTKIAAIFPDGPQRYLGTVYDDDYCAAHGLLDSPPPVEPEVIGRLDEKEVTRWTRCTTVVDPLTLADHAQESDEASLCAMSDTSDGAGAVDAVAEVDAKEAG, encoded by the coding sequence ATGCACCCGCAAACCACCACTGACATCACACCTGCCACCCGATCCGCCCTTTCCGGGCTCGTCGGCAACACCCCGGTTCTCCGGATTTCCGAGCCCTTCGCCCCATCTGATCGCGGTTTCTGGGCGAAACTAGAGGGCTTCAACCCCGGCGGGATCAAGGACCGCCCCGGGCTGCACATGGTCGAGCAGGCCCGTGCCCGCGGGGACCTGCGCCCCGGCGGCAGGATCATCGAATCCACCAGCGGTACCCTCGGCCTCGGCCTGGCCCTGGCCGGCATGGTCTTCGGGCACCCGGTCACCCTGGTCACCGACCCAGGGCTCGAACGGTCCATGACTCGGCTGCTGACCGCGTACGGAGCCCAGGTCAACGTCGTCTCCGAACCCCACCCCACCGGCGGCTGGCAGCAGGCCCGCCGCGAACGGGTGGCCCAGCTCATGAAGCAGCACCCCGGCTCGTGGTGCCCCGACCAGTACAACAACCCGGACAACACCACCGCCTACACCCCGCTGGCGCTGGAGCTGGCCTCCGAACTGGACCGCATCGACGTACTGGTGTGCAGCGTAGGCACCGGTGGGCACTCCGCCGGCGTTTCCCGTGTTCTGCAGCACCTCTATCCGGAGATGAAGCTCGTCGGCGTCGATACCATCGGCTCGACCATCTTCGGACAGCCCGCCCGTACCCGGCTGATGCGCGGCCTGGGATCGAGCATCTACCCCCGCAACGTCGCCTACGACCACTTCAGCGAGGTCCACTGGGTCGCACCGGCCGAGGCAGTGTGGACCTGCCGACAACTCGCCGCGTCCCACTACGCCACCGGTGGGTGGAGCGTGGGTGCGGTCGCCCTGGTGGCCGGATGGCTGGCCCGCACCCTGCCTGCGGACACGAAGATCGCAGCGATTTTCCCCGACGGCCCTCAGCGTTACCTGGGCACGGTCTACGACGACGACTACTGCGCCGCCCACGGCCTGCTCGACTCCCCTCCGCCCGTCGAGCCTGAGGTGATCGGCCGCCTGGACGAGAAGGAGGTCACCCGCTGGACCCGGTGCACCACCGTGGTCGACCCGCTCACCCTGGCGGACCACGCGCAGGAATCCGATGAGGCCAGCCTCTGTGCAATGTCCGACACGTCGGACGGCGCCGGCGCCGTTGACGCGGTCGCCGAGGTCGACGCGAAGGAGGCCGGGTGA